From Fibrobacter sp. UWB5, the proteins below share one genomic window:
- a CDS encoding sigma 54-interacting transcriptional regulator has translation MPSPIGSEISVVQKISVAIIHERNVEKLLENVLDILESELGMLRGTFALLFGDTLKIEASRGLDESEKQRGLYRMGEGITGHVAERGVSHVIPDLRKDSRFLNRTGSRHYDSQVAFICVPLIHDGQVIGTLSIDRPVDGSTDLDRDVALLEIIANITGDAANECIELHNEHEAMLEENRKLRDMLSNNPGELVGNCREMQQIYEQVRQVAPSDATVLIRGGSGTGKEMIARAIVNLSERKDKPFITLNCAALPENLVESELFGHEKGAFTGAVNRRIGRAEAADGGTLFLDEIGDLTMQTQVKLLRFLQERTFSRVGSNEELHSDVRFLAATSRNLEELIAQGKFREDLFYRLNIFPITMPDLAKRKSDIILLAEHFIEKMNLRYNKKVARLSTTAINLLMSYHWPGNVRELENCIERAVLTATDDCVHSYNLPPSLQTSLSVGPSGAVTTKTAPLEVMMNNYEREIITEAIKRNNGNLSAAGRDLGVSPRMMNYRMNKLGIKSGR, from the coding sequence ATGCCCTCTCCAATAGGTTCAGAAATCTCGGTCGTCCAGAAGATCAGTGTTGCGATCATTCACGAACGCAACGTTGAAAAGTTGCTCGAGAATGTACTCGACATTCTGGAATCCGAACTCGGCATGCTTCGCGGAACTTTCGCGTTGCTCTTTGGCGACACGCTTAAGATTGAAGCGTCTCGCGGACTGGATGAATCTGAAAAACAGCGCGGTTTGTACCGCATGGGCGAAGGCATTACGGGTCACGTCGCTGAACGCGGCGTGAGCCATGTGATTCCTGACCTGCGCAAAGACTCCCGCTTCTTGAACCGTACGGGTAGCCGCCATTATGACTCCCAGGTGGCTTTTATTTGTGTGCCTTTGATCCACGACGGCCAGGTGATCGGAACGCTTTCGATTGACCGCCCGGTGGATGGCTCTACTGATCTTGATCGCGATGTGGCTTTGCTTGAAATCATTGCAAACATCACGGGTGATGCCGCAAACGAATGCATTGAACTGCATAACGAACACGAAGCCATGCTCGAAGAAAACCGCAAGCTTCGTGACATGCTTTCGAATAACCCCGGCGAACTGGTGGGTAACTGCCGCGAAATGCAGCAGATTTACGAACAGGTGCGCCAGGTGGCTCCCAGCGATGCGACGGTTCTGATTCGTGGCGGTAGCGGTACGGGTAAAGAGATGATTGCCCGTGCAATTGTGAATTTGTCTGAAAGAAAGGACAAGCCTTTCATTACGCTGAACTGCGCGGCTTTGCCTGAAAACCTGGTAGAAAGCGAACTTTTCGGTCACGAAAAGGGTGCGTTTACGGGTGCGGTGAATCGCCGTATCGGTCGTGCCGAAGCTGCCGACGGGGGAACGCTCTTCCTCGACGAAATTGGCGACCTTACAATGCAGACTCAAGTGAAGCTCCTGCGATTCTTGCAGGAACGTACCTTTAGCCGCGTGGGCAGTAACGAAGAACTTCATTCCGATGTGCGATTCTTGGCTGCGACAAGCCGTAACTTGGAAGAGCTGATTGCGCAGGGCAAGTTCCGCGAAGACTTGTTCTACCGCTTGAACATTTTCCCGATTACCATGCCTGATTTGGCAAAGCGTAAGTCCGACATTATTTTGCTGGCGGAGCACTTCATTGAAAAGATGAATCTGCGCTACAACAAGAAGGTGGCCCGCCTTTCGACGACGGCGATCAACTTGCTCATGAGCTACCACTGGCCGGGTAACGTGCGTGAACTGGAAAACTGCATTGAACGTGCGGTGCTTACTGCCACGGACGACTGCGTTCACAGCTACAATTTGCCGCCTTCGCTGCAGACAAGCCTTAGCGTCGGACCTTCTGGTGCCGTGACGACCAAGACTGCTCCGCTTGAAGTGATGATGAACAATTACGAACGTGAAATCATTACCGAGGCAATCAAGCGCAATAACGGTAACCTTTCTGCCGCAGGCCGCGACTTGGGCGTGTCTCCGCGCATGATGAATTACCGTATGAATAAACTCGGAATCAAGTCCGGGCGTTGA
- a CDS encoding NAD(+) synthase — protein MFGFYRFASVCPTLKVADTAYNTAEIIRCATEAIDGGAAFVVFPELCITGYTCSDLFHQELLLKKSVESLSKIAEAFADSDAVIAVGLPLRMFGCLYNCAAFLQKGKLVAVTPKIHLPNQREFYEKRHFSSGRDLLRERTLCPVEGFGDVPVTNFFTIAGKSGTEVRVGVELCEDLWTAVPPSGELALAGANVIVNLSASDALVGKRDYRRNLVMNQSARCMAAYVYSSAGVHESTTDMVFSGHLMIAENGSMIAESKPFSRESEIIYADVDVERLNMQRLSEGSFQDFDSRSFYARAASFDGLRSIDSLKYRFVAPMPFVPGNIETRDKSCTEIFNIQCAGLAKRLEASHSKRAVIGLSGGLDSTLALLVVAETFKLLKRPASEILVLTMPGFGTTKRTKNNAVTMAELLGVELRTVDIQKACLQHFADIGHDPKTLNVTYENVQARERTQILMDIANSVGGIVIGTGDLSEIALGWSTYNADHMSMYAVNCDIPKTLVRHVVGWYADHAESFTADKKTAKELADVLRDILDTPVSPELLPADANGQIAQKTECILGAYEIHDFYLYHFAKYGAEPKKLLFLAKYAFAGKFSDEELEKALAVFVRRFFTQQFKRSCIPDGPKVGTISLSPRADWRMPSDSSFSDWM, from the coding sequence ATGTTTGGATTTTACCGATTCGCATCTGTTTGCCCGACGCTGAAAGTCGCCGATACCGCCTACAATACAGCTGAAATTATTCGCTGTGCAACCGAGGCAATTGACGGAGGTGCCGCCTTCGTCGTGTTCCCGGAACTTTGCATTACGGGGTATACCTGTAGCGACTTGTTCCATCAGGAGCTGTTGCTCAAGAAGAGCGTGGAATCGCTCTCGAAGATTGCAGAGGCGTTTGCAGATAGCGATGCGGTGATTGCGGTGGGACTCCCGCTACGCATGTTCGGTTGCCTGTACAACTGCGCCGCGTTTTTGCAGAAGGGTAAACTGGTGGCGGTGACGCCCAAGATTCATTTGCCGAACCAGCGCGAATTTTACGAGAAACGCCATTTCTCGAGCGGTCGCGACTTGCTGCGCGAAAGAACGCTTTGCCCGGTGGAAGGCTTTGGCGATGTGCCGGTGACGAACTTCTTTACGATTGCGGGGAAGTCTGGCACCGAGGTGCGCGTAGGCGTGGAACTTTGCGAAGATTTGTGGACAGCAGTGCCGCCGAGTGGCGAGCTTGCCCTGGCTGGTGCGAATGTGATTGTGAACCTGTCGGCAAGTGATGCCTTGGTCGGCAAGCGCGATTACCGTCGCAACCTGGTGATGAACCAGTCTGCACGTTGCATGGCGGCCTACGTTTATTCATCGGCTGGTGTGCATGAATCGACGACGGACATGGTCTTTAGCGGTCACTTGATGATTGCCGAGAACGGCAGCATGATTGCCGAAAGCAAACCGTTCAGCCGTGAATCTGAAATTATTTACGCCGATGTCGATGTGGAACGCCTGAACATGCAACGCTTGAGCGAAGGCTCGTTCCAGGATTTCGACAGCCGCAGTTTCTATGCGCGCGCGGCGAGTTTCGATGGCCTGCGTTCGATTGATAGCCTCAAGTACCGCTTTGTGGCGCCGATGCCGTTTGTGCCGGGCAACATCGAAACTCGCGACAAGTCCTGCACCGAGATCTTCAATATCCAATGCGCAGGACTTGCGAAGCGACTCGAAGCGTCGCATTCGAAGCGCGCGGTGATTGGCCTTTCGGGCGGCTTGGATTCTACGCTTGCCTTGCTCGTGGTCGCAGAAACGTTCAAGCTCTTGAAGCGCCCTGCTTCTGAAATCCTGGTGCTCACGATGCCTGGATTCGGAACGACCAAGCGCACCAAGAACAATGCCGTCACCATGGCGGAACTCTTGGGCGTGGAATTGCGCACCGTCGATATTCAGAAGGCTTGCTTGCAGCATTTTGCAGACATCGGACATGACCCAAAAACGCTCAATGTGACTTACGAAAATGTGCAGGCCCGCGAACGTACGCAGATCCTGATGGATATCGCCAATAGCGTGGGCGGAATCGTCATCGGTACGGGTGACCTTTCTGAAATCGCCCTCGGCTGGAGCACTTACAATGCTGACCACATGTCTATGTATGCGGTGAACTGCGATATTCCGAAAACGCTGGTGCGCCATGTGGTGGGCTGGTATGCAGACCATGCCGAAAGCTTTACTGCCGACAAAAAGACGGCAAAAGAACTTGCTGATGTGCTCCGCGATATCTTGGATACGCCGGTGTCGCCGGAACTGTTGCCTGCCGATGCAAATGGCCAGATTGCGCAGAAGACCGAATGCATCTTGGGCGCCTACGAAATCCACGACTTCTACCTGTACCATTTCGCTAAGTATGGCGCTGAACCGAAAAAGCTCCTTTTCCTTGCGAAGTATGCCTTTGCGGGTAAGTTCAGCGACGAAGAATTGGAGAAGGCTTTAGCCGTATTCGTGCGCAGGTTCTTTACGCAACAGTTCAAGCGTAGCTGTATTCCTGACGGCCCGAAGGTCGGTACGATTTCGCTTTCGCCGCGAGCCGACTGGCGCATGCCCAGCGATTCAAGCTTCAGCGACTGGATGTAA
- a CDS encoding DNA gyrase/topoisomerase IV subunit A, which yields MSEEIKDSTLGLSNVNHLEKLYDGWFLDYASYVILDRAVPYYEDGLKPVQRRILHSLFENHDGRYQKVATIVGRTMAYHPHGDASIGDALVGLGQKNLLIDTQGNWGNPFTGDRAAAPRYIEGRLTPFAVDVVFNPETTEWIPSYDGRSQEPVTLPVKFPLLLAQGVDGIAVGLSTSILPHNFRELCEASIAILKGKKFTLYPDFFTGGIIDVSDYNDGQRGGKVRVRAKIEKVDNKTLAIREIPYGTTTVSLIESIVKANDKGKIKIKHVDDNTSKEVEILVHLQPGTDPQVAIDALYTFTDCEKSISPCTCVIVDKHPKFLGVSDILRMNTEHTVKLLEWELANELKHLEDKWHMTTLEKIFIEKEVYEVIKKAKDREQIINFVREGLMPYVKRLHRKDITDEEIGKLIEIPIRRISHYDREKADQLLKELEESIATCKYNQEHITDYTIEHFKNILKKYGEGKERRTQIAEFGKVEAVHVALANQKLYVNRKEGFVGTGMKKEEYLFDVSEYDDLIVFKADGSFKVVKVSDKDFVGKNILLVEKFKKDDDRHIYNVIHQDGKDGAYYIKRFNVGGVTRDKDYFMGKGKPGSKILYMSSNLNGEAEVVEVTLKPRPRTKLNFEVDFSSIDVKGRGAMGNIVTKYPVKSIKRVRKGVSTLGARVLYFDALAGIISTQKKGDRIGEFGEKDKILIVKENGTARVHDMADPILVGTGIKYVHKFDPEQVFTILYFEGGNFNYMVKRFNLEGCPMTTEFSLVSDHKDTQMIEFFATEDARELMEYQVGREVQKEELDLTEVAEVKGYKALGSKFTAKKVKRATRITPPDSFDDGSSEDEGSDESDPELFD from the coding sequence ATGAGCGAAGAAATTAAAGATTCGACCCTTGGACTTTCGAACGTTAACCACCTTGAAAAACTCTACGACGGGTGGTTCCTGGACTACGCCAGCTACGTGATTTTGGACCGCGCCGTTCCGTACTACGAAGACGGACTTAAGCCGGTGCAGCGCCGCATTTTGCACTCCCTTTTCGAAAACCACGACGGCCGCTACCAGAAGGTGGCCACCATCGTCGGTCGAACCATGGCCTACCACCCGCACGGCGACGCCTCCATCGGCGATGCTCTCGTGGGCCTCGGCCAGAAGAATTTGCTGATTGACACCCAGGGTAACTGGGGTAACCCCTTCACCGGCGACCGTGCTGCAGCCCCCCGTTATATCGAAGGCCGCCTCACGCCGTTCGCAGTCGATGTGGTATTCAACCCCGAAACCACCGAATGGATTCCGAGCTACGATGGTCGTAGCCAGGAACCGGTGACACTCCCGGTCAAGTTCCCGCTCTTGCTCGCCCAGGGCGTAGACGGTATCGCCGTGGGTCTTTCGACCTCAATCCTCCCCCACAACTTCAGGGAACTCTGCGAAGCAAGCATCGCCATCCTCAAGGGCAAGAAGTTTACGCTGTACCCGGATTTCTTTACCGGCGGCATCATCGACGTGAGCGACTACAACGATGGCCAGCGCGGCGGCAAGGTCCGCGTGCGCGCCAAGATTGAAAAGGTCGACAACAAGACCCTCGCCATCCGCGAAATCCCGTACGGCACCACCACCGTAAGCCTGATCGAAAGCATCGTGAAGGCAAACGACAAGGGTAAAATCAAGATCAAGCACGTCGACGACAACACGAGTAAAGAAGTCGAAATTCTCGTGCACCTGCAGCCGGGCACCGACCCGCAAGTCGCCATCGACGCCCTCTACACCTTTACCGACTGCGAAAAGTCCATTTCTCCCTGCACCTGCGTCATTGTCGACAAGCACCCGAAATTCCTCGGCGTCTCCGACATTCTGCGCATGAACACGGAGCACACGGTCAAGCTCCTGGAATGGGAACTGGCCAACGAACTTAAGCACCTCGAAGACAAGTGGCACATGACCACCCTCGAAAAGATCTTCATCGAAAAAGAAGTCTACGAGGTCATCAAGAAGGCGAAGGACCGCGAACAGATTATCAACTTCGTGCGCGAAGGCCTTATGCCGTACGTGAAGCGCCTGCACCGCAAGGACATCACCGACGAAGAAATCGGCAAGCTCATCGAAATTCCGATCCGCCGCATAAGCCATTACGACCGCGAAAAGGCCGACCAGCTTTTGAAGGAACTGGAAGAAAGTATCGCGACCTGCAAGTACAACCAGGAACACATCACCGACTACACCATCGAGCACTTCAAGAACATCTTGAAGAAGTATGGCGAAGGCAAGGAACGCCGCACGCAGATTGCGGAGTTCGGCAAGGTCGAAGCCGTGCACGTGGCTCTTGCCAACCAGAAGCTCTACGTGAACCGCAAGGAAGGCTTTGTGGGCACCGGTATGAAGAAGGAAGAATACCTCTTCGACGTGTCCGAATACGACGACTTGATCGTGTTCAAGGCCGACGGCAGCTTCAAGGTCGTCAAGGTTAGCGACAAGGATTTTGTGGGCAAGAACATCTTGCTCGTCGAAAAATTCAAGAAGGACGACGACCGCCACATTTACAACGTGATTCACCAGGACGGCAAGGACGGCGCTTACTATATCAAGCGATTCAACGTGGGTGGCGTTACCCGCGACAAGGATTACTTTATGGGTAAGGGCAAGCCCGGCAGCAAGATTCTGTATATGTCGAGCAACCTGAACGGCGAAGCCGAAGTCGTAGAAGTCACGCTGAAGCCGCGGCCGCGCACCAAGCTCAACTTCGAAGTGGATTTCAGCTCTATCGACGTGAAGGGCCGTGGCGCCATGGGTAACATTGTGACCAAGTACCCGGTCAAGAGCATCAAGCGCGTCCGTAAGGGCGTGAGCACCTTGGGCGCCCGCGTACTCTACTTTGACGCCCTCGCCGGCATCATCAGCACCCAAAAGAAGGGTGACCGCATCGGCGAATTCGGCGAAAAGGACAAAATTCTCATTGTCAAGGAAAACGGCACCGCCCGCGTCCACGACATGGCCGACCCGATTCTCGTGGGTACTGGCATCAAGTACGTCCACAAGTTCGATCCGGAACAGGTCTTTACGATTCTCTACTTCGAAGGCGGCAACTTCAACTACATGGTCAAGCGTTTCAATTTGGAAGGCTGCCCCATGACGACGGAATTCAGCCTCGTGTCTGACCACAAGGACACGCAGATGATTGAATTCTTCGCCACCGAAGACGCCCGCGAGCTCATGGAATACCAGGTAGGCCGAGAAGTCCAGAAGGAAGAACTCGACTTGACCGAAGTCGCCGAAGTCAAGGGTTACAAGGCTTTGGGCAGCAAGTTTACCGCCAAGAAGGTGAAGCGCGCTACCCGAATCACTCCGCCCGACAGTTTCGACGACGGTTCCAGTGAAGACGAAGGCTCCGACGAATCCGACCCGGAACTGTTTGATTAA
- a CDS encoding ABC-type transport auxiliary lipoprotein family protein, producing the protein MFKKLILLSAIALSLTACLGGGSSEPTRYYTVAVENISMPSAGAFADKRLQVRKFSIEPAYQRTNIVYRESAYDFMFYDLDLWASRPEHMLAQVASEYITKSGLFKSVETKPTGKPDFEFMGNIIAIEEVDEGSSQYARLAVQLTFRKTESDQAIWEKSFDEKLSMDNREPRTTAETISKLFGKYMEEALNEISSQN; encoded by the coding sequence ATGTTCAAGAAATTAATTCTCTTATCGGCAATCGCACTTTCTTTAACCGCCTGCCTGGGCGGAGGTTCCAGCGAACCCACGCGCTATTACACTGTTGCCGTCGAAAACATCAGCATGCCCTCGGCGGGAGCATTCGCCGACAAGCGCCTGCAGGTACGCAAGTTCTCCATTGAACCGGCCTACCAGCGCACAAACATCGTTTACCGCGAATCCGCCTACGACTTCATGTTCTACGACCTGGACTTGTGGGCAAGCCGCCCGGAACACATGCTCGCCCAGGTCGCAAGCGAATACATCACCAAGAGCGGGCTTTTCAAGAGTGTTGAAACCAAGCCCACCGGCAAGCCCGATTTTGAGTTCATGGGAAACATTATCGCCATCGAAGAAGTGGACGAAGGTTCTTCGCAGTACGCACGTCTCGCCGTACAACTCACCTTCCGCAAAACCGAAAGCGACCAGGCCATCTGGGAAAAGAGCTTTGACGAGAAGCTAAGCATGGACAACCGCGAACCGAGAACGACTGCCGAAACCATTTCCAAGCTCTTCGGCAAGTACATGGAAGAAGCCCTCAACGAAATTTCGTCCCAGAACTAG
- a CDS encoding MlaD family protein translates to METTRSERIKIGAFMLLCGVMICVFLGYVLSRFLNKEFDNYYTVFSESVIGLYTDAQVKLNGIDVGNVTGIEIDSSNLNQVVVRFRVNKGTPIKLGTRAGMTHGISLTGEKQIVLSGGRFDEPDVQEGGFVPAEKTAFDEMANKATDIVGHIDSLLTNINKIFSSENADNISSAIKNFEGASRNLNNMTQNLNKPINNISNAAVSMRNVLAEIEEAKIAAKTSENMDLVKEKIAAIDTKSMNENITQTLESINQLSKRLDQMVYKNQDQVGDAVVELNAVLENLEEFSQKIKNNPSALIHAENKSRRK, encoded by the coding sequence ATGGAAACCACACGCTCCGAACGAATCAAGATTGGCGCCTTCATGCTCCTTTGCGGAGTCATGATTTGCGTATTCCTAGGCTATGTGCTTTCGCGCTTTTTGAACAAGGAATTCGACAACTATTATACCGTATTCAGCGAATCTGTTATCGGCCTGTACACAGACGCCCAGGTCAAGCTGAACGGTATCGATGTCGGTAACGTCACCGGAATTGAAATCGATTCTTCGAACCTGAACCAAGTGGTCGTCCGTTTCCGCGTGAACAAGGGCACGCCGATCAAGCTTGGCACCCGCGCCGGCATGACACACGGCATTTCACTCACCGGCGAAAAGCAGATTGTTCTTTCGGGCGGACGCTTCGACGAGCCCGATGTACAGGAAGGCGGCTTCGTTCCGGCAGAAAAAACGGCCTTCGATGAAATGGCAAACAAGGCCACAGACATCGTCGGCCATATCGATTCCCTTTTGACCAACATCAACAAGATTTTCTCGTCCGAAAACGCCGACAACATCAGCAGCGCCATCAAGAATTTCGAAGGGGCCTCCAGGAACCTGAACAACATGACCCAGAACCTGAACAAGCCCATCAACAATATTTCGAATGCCGCGGTCTCCATGAGAAACGTTCTCGCCGAAATCGAAGAAGCGAAGATTGCGGCAAAGACCAGCGAAAACATGGACTTGGTCAAGGAAAAGATTGCAGCGATCGATACCAAGAGCATGAACGAAAACATCACCCAGACTCTGGAATCGATCAACCAGCTTTCCAAGCGCCTCGACCAGATGGTCTACAAGAATCAAGATCAAGTCGGCGATGCGGTCGTAGAACTCAACGCCGTGCTTGAAAACCTCGAAGAATTCTCGCAGAAGATCAAGAATAACCCGTCGGCGCTCATCCATGCCGAAAACAAGTCTAGAAGGAAGTGA
- a CDS encoding ABC transporter ATP-binding protein, whose translation MEDITLKVDHLKAGYDGKTILNDISFDVKKGEIRMILGSSGCGKSTLMNNILKLYKSESGTITFFGKQFGAKEGLDFETRLRTGVLFQNGALLSDLTVAENAMLPLIRSMPYMPKKQMEAIVADRLEKVHLLHAFHKYPSELSGGMKRRAALARAIALKPELLFCDEPSTGLDPVTARSLDELLLELRDTLGVSMVIVSHELESIKIVCDRFIYLKDGYVLMDGTLQQGLESEDPILKHFFNRQCPKEEDNNEYYHFNFID comes from the coding sequence ATGGAAGACATTACACTCAAAGTAGATCACCTGAAGGCCGGTTACGACGGAAAGACCATATTGAACGACATTTCGTTCGATGTCAAGAAGGGCGAAATCCGCATGATTCTCGGCAGCTCGGGATGCGGCAAGTCGACGCTGATGAACAACATCCTCAAGCTCTACAAGTCCGAAAGCGGAACGATTACCTTTTTTGGAAAGCAGTTTGGCGCCAAGGAAGGCCTCGATTTCGAGACCCGCCTCCGTACGGGGGTACTATTCCAGAATGGCGCACTTCTGTCGGACTTGACCGTGGCCGAAAACGCCATGCTTCCGCTCATCCGCAGCATGCCTTACATGCCCAAGAAGCAAATGGAAGCGATTGTGGCCGACCGACTCGAAAAAGTCCACCTGCTGCACGCCTTCCACAAGTACCCCTCCGAACTTTCGGGCGGCATGAAACGCCGCGCGGCCCTCGCCCGCGCCATCGCCCTGAAGCCGGAACTGCTCTTTTGCGACGAACCCTCGACTGGCCTTGACCCGGTGACAGCCCGCTCGCTCGACGAACTTTTGCTTGAACTTCGCGATACGCTCGGGGTTTCGATGGTGATCGTGAGCCACGAACTCGAAAGCATCAAGATTGTCTGCGACCGCTTTATTTACCTGAAAGACGGCTACGTGCTCATGGATGGCACCTTGCAGCAAGGGCTTGAAAGCGAAGACCCGATACTCAAGCATTTCTTCAATAGGCAATGCCCCAAGGAAGAAGACAACAATGAATATTATCATTTTAACTTTATCGATTGA
- a CDS encoding ABC transporter permease: MEGRTITLPTTLTAANSKELLRECRRTLYKEPLCLDGSTLTRMDYSGDAFFALLADLSEKTGNKLTLAHFSEEIKAQLRALKKEKIPEKVKHGYNNILEAIGAKTIVVAKEVAEVFILLNMSIYWMICGPFDKGRSKFGGTAKQVFMLGTEATGICFLMVALICFTMALQSSFMLKAVGGGSYLASGLGYLIFAEISPLLTTIILAGRSGSSIAAEIANMSVCEEIKAIKTMAISPVQYLVVPRFIAMTICTPILAFCAGIAGCLAGFLIGYFFFDISFANYFQSIRDGIPPILFLKSTVKSIAFGWLVTLISCNKGLNAEGGAEAVGLATTSSVVVSISAIIVADCAFSFIFY; encoded by the coding sequence ATGGAAGGAAGAACGATCACACTCCCCACCACCCTTACGGCCGCAAACAGCAAGGAATTGTTGCGGGAGTGCAGGCGTACGCTCTACAAGGAGCCGCTTTGCCTCGACGGTTCTACCCTCACGCGCATGGATTACAGCGGAGATGCCTTCTTTGCGCTCCTCGCCGACTTAAGCGAAAAAACCGGCAACAAGCTCACGCTCGCCCACTTTAGCGAAGAAATCAAGGCGCAGCTCAGGGCTCTCAAAAAAGAGAAAATTCCTGAAAAAGTCAAGCACGGCTACAACAACATCCTCGAAGCCATCGGCGCAAAGACCATCGTCGTCGCCAAAGAAGTCGCCGAGGTGTTCATCCTCTTGAACATGAGCATTTACTGGATGATTTGCGGTCCCTTCGACAAGGGCCGCAGCAAGTTCGGCGGCACCGCCAAGCAGGTCTTTATGCTCGGCACCGAAGCCACGGGCATATGTTTCCTGATGGTGGCCCTCATCTGCTTTACCATGGCGCTCCAGAGTTCATTCATGCTCAAAGCCGTGGGCGGCGGCTCTTACCTCGCCTCAGGGCTTGGCTACCTGATTTTTGCCGAAATCAGCCCGCTTTTAACGACCATTATCTTGGCAGGGCGTTCCGGCAGTTCCATCGCGGCCGAAATTGCGAACATGTCCGTCTGCGAAGAAATCAAGGCCATCAAGACCATGGCCATTTCGCCGGTGCAGTACCTAGTGGTCCCCCGCTTTATCGCCATGACCATCTGTACCCCGATTCTTGCCTTCTGTGCGGGCATCGCGGGCTGCCTCGCCGGTTTCTTGATCGGATACTTTTTCTTTGATATTTCTTTTGCGAACTATTTCCAGTCCATCCGCGACGGGATTCCGCCGATTCTTTTCTTGAAGAGCACGGTCAAATCCATCGCATTCGGTTGGCTGGTCACGCTGATTTCTTGCAACAAGGGCCTCAATGCCGAAGGAGGCGCCGAAGCCGTAGGCCTTGCAACGACATCGAGCGTCGTGGTTTCGATTTCTGCCATTATTGTCGCGGACTGCGCGTTCAGTTTCATATTCTACTAG
- the hflX gene encoding GTPase HflX, translating into MKDLTIEHKPQKERCILVGISTPKVRPWLATEQLAELGRLAETAGAEVVQSFLQRVQNFSPATLIGEGKVSEVKRALEEQDAKMVVFDDDLSGSQVRNLEQRLPGIKVLDRTGLILDIFAKHAITAESRLMVEVAQLQYMMPRLTGAWTHLCRQHNGGIGTKGPGETQLETDRRMIRKRIQELKKKLEKIEDARESQAENRNDIFHIGIVGYTNAGKSTLTNRLTGADVYVEDKLFATLDSTTRKLYLDGENIILSDTVGFIRKLPHNLIETFKSTLGVASHADCILEVVDGSAPDYREHLEVTHRTLEGIISPETPRIRVFNKAEICDEARRTELRENYPEAIQVSARENIGMERLKETFKEQLAEWHKKREVHEQKVKERAEAPWKD; encoded by the coding sequence ATGAAGGATTTGACCATCGAACACAAGCCACAAAAGGAACGCTGCATTCTTGTCGGGATTTCAACACCCAAAGTGCGTCCATGGCTTGCCACCGAACAGCTTGCTGAACTGGGAAGACTTGCAGAAACCGCAGGCGCCGAAGTCGTGCAGAGTTTTTTACAGCGCGTACAGAATTTCAGTCCGGCAACACTCATTGGCGAAGGCAAGGTGAGCGAAGTCAAGCGCGCCCTCGAAGAACAGGACGCCAAGATGGTCGTTTTTGATGACGATCTTTCGGGTTCGCAGGTCCGCAACTTGGAGCAGAGACTCCCTGGAATCAAGGTTCTCGACAGAACCGGCCTTATTCTCGACATTTTTGCAAAGCATGCCATTACCGCCGAAAGCCGCTTGATGGTTGAAGTGGCGCAGTTGCAGTACATGATGCCGCGCCTTACCGGTGCATGGACTCACCTTTGCCGCCAGCACAACGGCGGTATCGGAACCAAGGGCCCGGGTGAAACCCAGCTTGAAACCGACCGACGCATGATCCGCAAGCGAATCCAGGAACTCAAAAAGAAACTGGAAAAGATAGAAGACGCCCGTGAAAGCCAAGCCGAAAACCGAAACGACATCTTTCATATCGGTATTGTCGGTTACACGAATGCCGGCAAGTCTACACTTACCAACCGCTTGACAGGCGCCGACGTTTACGTAGAAGACAAACTGTTCGCCACCCTCGACAGTACCACGCGAAAGCTCTACCTGGACGGCGAAAACATTATTCTATCCGACACCGTAGGCTTTATCCGTAAACTTCCGCACAACTTAATTGAAACCTTCAAGAGTACACTCGGCGTCGCCTCACACGCGGACTGCATTTTGGAAGTCGTCGATGGCTCCGCCCCCGACTACCGCGAGCATCTTGAAGTCACGCACCGAACGCTCGAAGGCATCATCAGTCCCGAAACACCGAGAATTCGCGTTTTCAACAAGGCTGAAATTTGTGACGAGGCGCGCCGTACGGAACTCCGCGAAAACTACCCCGAAGCAATCCAGGTGAGCGCCCGCGAAAACATCGGCATGGAACGCCTCAAGGAAACCTTCAAGGAGCAGCTTGCCGAATGGCATAAAAAACGCGAAGTTCACGAGCAAAAAGTGAAGGAACGCGCCGAAGCTCCCTGGAAAGATTAG